A stretch of the Haloarcula ordinaria genome encodes the following:
- a CDS encoding 4-phosphopantoate--beta-alanine ligase — MSDEVEVPESHPRYESLLTRHRIEAGVDRGITSRQGLIAQGRGEAYDYLLGERTLESADRAERAAAAYLLSAEHAVISVNGNAAALVPGELVELAEVTGADLEVNLFNRTEERIEAIAEYLREHGATAVKGLTADGAIPGLDHERAKVDADGIEAADVVLVPLEDGDRAEALGAMGKTELVVDLNPLSRSAQVATVPIIDNIVRAIPGITAHARALADDPEAQDAAIAAFDADEALADAERAIRTGGDQ, encoded by the coding sequence GAGGCCGGGGTCGACCGCGGCATCACCTCCCGGCAGGGGCTCATCGCCCAGGGCCGCGGAGAGGCCTACGACTACCTGCTCGGCGAACGGACGCTCGAGAGCGCCGACCGGGCGGAGCGTGCGGCGGCTGCCTATCTCCTGAGCGCCGAGCACGCCGTCATCTCGGTCAACGGCAACGCCGCAGCGCTGGTCCCCGGTGAACTGGTCGAACTGGCCGAGGTCACCGGCGCGGATCTGGAGGTGAACCTGTTCAACCGGACCGAGGAACGCATCGAGGCCATCGCCGAGTACCTCCGCGAACACGGCGCGACCGCGGTGAAGGGACTGACCGCAGACGGCGCCATCCCCGGCCTCGACCACGAGCGCGCGAAGGTGGACGCCGACGGCATCGAGGCCGCCGACGTGGTCCTCGTTCCGCTGGAGGACGGCGACCGCGCCGAAGCGCTCGGCGCGATGGGCAAGACGGAGCTCGTCGTCGACCTGAACCCGCTCAGTCGGTCGGCACAGGTCGCGACGGTCCCGATAATCGACAACATCGTCCGCGCCATCCCCGGCATCACCGCCCACGCAAGAGCGTTGGCGGACGATCCCGAGGCACAGGACGCGGCCATCGCGGCCTTCGACGCCGACGAGGCACTGGCCGACGCCGAACGGGCCATCCGAACGGGCGGAGACCAGTAG